TGATGCCGGGGGACAACGTGAATTTGGAAATCGAGTTGATCACGCCGGTGGCGATGGAAAAGGGACTGCGCTTCGCCATCCGCGAAGGCGGCCGCACCGTCGGCGCCGGAACCCTGACCGAGATTGTGCAGTAAGTCGGCTGTTGGATGTCGCGTCAATCGGTTGGGGGCGAGTGTAATGGAGTGGCAGGCGCTCGAATTCTTCGGCCTTGTGCTGGTATTCGTGATGTTCCTGTTCTCCTCCAAGATCGTCGACGCACTGCTGGACCTATTTGGCAAGCGGGAGAAACGCTGAGCACAGACAATTGAGTGCCAGCCGCGCAGCGGCGGA
Above is a genomic segment from Terriglobia bacterium containing:
- the tuf gene encoding elongation factor Tu (EF-Tu; promotes GTP-dependent binding of aminoacyl-tRNA to the A-site of ribosomes during protein biosynthesis; when the tRNA anticodon matches the mRNA codon, GTP hydrolysis results; the inactive EF-Tu-GDP leaves the ribosome and release of GDP is promoted by elongation factor Ts; many prokaryotes have two copies of the gene encoding EF-Tu), whose translation is MPGDNVNLEIELITPVAMEKGLRFAIREGGRTVGAGTLTEIVQ